The bacterium genomic interval ATGGCCGCCTTCACCCTCGCGATCTCGGCCTGGCAGACCCGCGGCGAGATCACCTACACCGACTCCTCCGCCGAAGCCCTGCTCGCGGCCTGCGAGGCGCGAAAGGCGAATCGCCTCTACGGCCTGCCGCTCGTGTGGAAGCGGATCGTCGAGGCGGACCTCTCGAGATACGACCTCTCGCATCTCGTCCAGCTCGACTCGGGCACCTCCGCGACGCCCATCGAGCTCCTCGAACGCATGCGCGATTGCTTTCCCGCGGCGAAGATCCGGATCTACTACGGCTCGACGGAGGTCGGTTCCGCGACGGCGCTGCCCGACGAGGACGTGATCCGGAAGCCGGGGAGCGTCGGGATTCCCTCGGTGAACGTCGACGTCCGTCTCGATTCCGATGGCGAGATCCTCGCGCGCAGTCCCTACCTGATGGACGGCTACTTCGACGACGCCGAGGCGACCGAGGCGGCCTTCGAGAACGGATGGTTCCGGATGGGCGATCTCGGGGCCGTCGACGACGACGGCTATCTCTCGATCGTCGGTCGCAAGAAGGAGGTCCTTCGGACCGGTGGCGAGAGCGTCTCGCCCAACGAGGTCGAGGGCGTCCTGCGCGACTTCCCGGGAATCGAGGAGGTCGCGATCGTCGGCTTGCCGGATCCGGAATGGGGCGAGGTGTTGTGTGCGGCGGTCGTGGCGTCACCGGATTCGACGCCGACGCTCGAAGCGCTCCGGGCCCATTGCGAAGGGCGCCTCGCCGGCTTCAAGAAGCCGAGACGGATCGCGATCCTCGAGAAGCTTCCCCGGACGGCCGCGACGTCCCAGGTCCAGCGCACGATGCTCGTCGAAGAGATCCAGACGCGCGGGCTCGCGAAGGAGGAGTAGGCGGATGAGCGAGTCGATGACGATCGGGACCCAGCTGCCCGTCGACCTCGGGGCCGCCGTGACGGCGCGCTTCCCGGAGATCTCGGTCGTCGAGATTCCGCCGGAGGGTCCCGTCGACCCGGGCCTCCGGATCGACGTCCTGCTGACGCTGCCCTGGGGCACGCCGAACCTCGAGCAGATCCTCGGGTGCGGGGTCCGCTGGGTCCACGCCTACGGGACCGGCGTGAACGGCTTTCCCTTCGAGCTCCTCGGCGGCGTCCCGCTCACGTGCTCCCGCGGCGCGAGCGCGACGGCCATCTCCGAGTGGGTGATCGCGGTGCTGCTCGCGGCGGAGAAGCGGCTGCCGGAGACCTGGCTCGATGCGCCGCCGGAGCGCTGGAACGTGGCGGAGCTCGGTACGCTCCGGGACAAGAACCTGGCGCTGATCGGATTCGGCGGGATCGCCCAGGCCGTCGCGCGACGGGCGCTGCCCTTCGACATGAAGGTCCAGGGCTTCCGGCGGACGGCGGCGAAGAGCCCGGTGCCGGGCGTGGAGATCGCCACGAGTCTGGCGACCCTCCTCGCCGAGGCCGACCACGTGGTGGTGGCGGCGCCGGAGACCCCGGCCACACGTCATCTCCTGAACGACGAGACGTTCGGGATGATGAAGCCCGGGGCGCATCTCGTGAACATCGCGCGGGGCGGGCTCGTCGATCAGGACGCGCTCCGACGCGCCCTCGACACGGGACAGGTCGGGCTCGCGACCCTCGATTGCGTCGAACCGGAGCCGCTGCCCGAGGGCCACTGGCTCTACGCGCATCCGCGCGTCCGGCTCACGCCACACATCTCCTGGGCAGGCCCGGAGAGTCATGCCGGACTGATGGACCGCTTCGTCGAGAACCTCGAGCGATTCGTCGGTGGTGAGGCGCTGGCGTACCGCGTCGATCCCGACGAGCAGTACTGAGCGGCGGCGACCCGGCGCCCTGCCTACGAGTTCTTGATCTCGACGATCACTTCCCGGTAGGTCTCGTCGCCCACGTTGTAGGCCCACTCGAAGCCCCCCTTCGGGATCGAGACCGTGTTGCCGGCGGCGGGGACCTTGCCGACGAAGGAGGGCATCGCGTCGCCGGGTCCGGTCACGCCGGCCACGAAGTCGCCCTGGAAGATGATCAGGTAGTAGTCGAGCTCGTGACGGTGGAGGTCGCTCGCTTCGCCGGGCTCGAGGACGAGCTCCCACATCCGCACGCGATCGTCCTCGAAGATGACCGTGCCTCCGACGTTGCCGACCGGATCGTCCTTGTGCTCCTCGGCGAAGCGGTCGAGGCGGGCCTGCATCTCGGGGGTCAGGTCGATGAACTCGGGCGGGGTCGCGATCATGGGGTCTCTCCTCGGAGGGCGTGTCGACGGCGCAGCGATCCTAGGCCGGAAGCAGAGCCGATGCGAGGTCGGATTCCGGTGTGTCGGAGTCTGGCGGACGTCGCGTCAGACCGCGGCTTCGCCCTCTTCGCCGGTCCGGATGCGGATCACCTGCTCGACGTCGTAGACGAAGATCTTGCCGTCGCCGATCTTGCCCGTCTGCGCGGTTTCGGAAATTGTGGCGACGACCGTGTCCAGCTGATCGTCGCGCACGACGACCTCGAGCAGGGTCTTCGGCAGGAGGTCGACCTCGTACTCGGCGCCGCGGTAGACCTCGGTGTGTCCCTTCTGGCGGCCGTAGCCCTTGCCTTCGGTGACGGTGAGACCTTCGACGCCGACCTGCGCGAGGGCATCGCGAACGTCGTCGAGCTTGAACGGCTTGATGACGGCCTGGACGAGCTTCATGTGGGGGTCCTTTCGCGGGCGCCGTGCGCCGCGCCATCGGGACGCCGGAGGGGCGGGCGACGTGGCCCGCCCCGATCCGGGTCCTAGAGGATGTAACCGCGCTCTTCGTGTTCGGAGAGGTCGAGACCCTTGGACTCGGCTTCTTCGTCGACGCGGAGCCCGACGATCGCGTCGGTGATCTTGAGCAGCACGAAGCCGGCGCCCGCGGCCCAGCCGGCGGTGATCAGGGCGGCGAGCAGCTGGGTCCCGACCTGCGATCCGATCGCCATGTCGTCGACCAGGCCCCCGAACGCGGAGGCGCCGAAGACGCCGGCGAGGACGGTGCCGACGAAGCCGCCGACGCCGTGGACGCCGAAGACGTCGAGGCTGTCGTCGTAGCCCATCCGGGTCTTCAGGGTGGTCGAGGCGAGGAAGCAGATCGTGCCCGAGGCGAGGCCGATGCAGAAGCCGCCCATCGGGCCGACCACGCCCGCTGCCGGGGTGACCGCGGCGAGGCCGGCGATGGCGCCGGTCGCGATGCCCAGGACGGAGGGCTTCCCGTGCTTGAACCATTCGATGAACATCCAGGTCAGTGCCGCCGTCGATGCGGAGACGTGGGTGACGGTGATGGACATGGCGGCGGCGCCGTTCGCGGCGAGGCCCGAGCCGCCGTTGAAGCCGTACCAACCGACCCAGAGCATGCCCGTACCGGTCACACACATCGTCAGGTTGTGCGGCGGCATCGGCGTGTCGGGATAGCCCTTGCGCGGACCGATCACGATCGCGGCGACCAGCGCGGAGACGCCCGCCGTGATGTGCACGACGATTCCGCCGGCGAGATCGATCACGCCCCAGTCCCAGAAGAGGCCGCCGTCGCCGCCCCAGGTCATGTGGCAGATCGGGACGTAGACGACGAAGAGCCAGAGCGCCGAGAAGAGCAGGACCGCCGAGAACTTCATGCGCTCGGCGAAGGCGCCGATCATGAGGGCGGGCGTGATGACGGCGAAGGTGCACTGGAAGATGAAGAAGAGGATCTCGGGGATCGTGCCGGCCAGTGCGTCGGTCCCGACGCCTGCGAGGAACATCTTGTCGAGGCTGCCGACGAAGGAGTTCAGGTTCACTTCGCCCGCGACCATCCCCTCGGTTCCGAAGGCGAGCGTGTAGCCGAAGTCCAGCCAGAGGAGCGTCATCAACGCGGTCAGCGCGAGACACTGCATCAGCACCGACAACACGTTCTTCGTTCGGACGAGGCCGCCGTAGAAGAGGGCGAGTCCGGGCAGCGTCATGAAGAGGACGAGCGCGGTCGAAGCGAGGATCCAGGCGGTGTCCCCGGAGTCCAGCTCGTCGGCCATCGCGACGGAGGGCATGCCGACGAGCATGGCCACGAGGAACGGGACCGTGAGAGGCGAAGCGAAACGCGGGCGCGCGGAGCGAGACATGGTGGGGTCCTCGTGGGCTCGCGATCCCGTCTCGGGTCGGCGGGGACGAGCGGTCGTGGGAGGTCGTGAGAGGAACCCGCCGCACTCGATCGAGCATCGGATGCGAACCCGGAGCACGGCGGAAGGCCGTGCAGTTCTAATCCGAAGTGAGCCTCGAGGCAAACATAATGGTGCTTTTCGGCACAGATCCGGGCAGAGGTGTGCATCTGGCCGCACAGAGGGGGCGTTCCGCCCGCCTGCAGGCCCGCCTCGCCTGGCTTCGGGCGTGCGTCCCCGCCGCTCGGCGGGCGCACGCGCGGAGTCGGACCCGCCCGGACCGGGCTAGGGGACGAGGCACTCCAGTCGGTCGACGGCGTGGACCGGCGGGTTGGCGCCCGCCATCAGTTCGGTGATCGCGCCATAGACGAGCTGCTGCTGCTTGACCCGATTGAGGCCCTCGAAGGCCGCGTCGGTCACGGTGATCTCGAAGTGGCCCGGTCCCTGCGGACGGACGTCGATCAGGGCGTCGGGGAGCGCTCCAGCGATCGCCGCGCGGATCTGCTCGGCGATCTCTTCCGGCGGCGGTCCCGCGTTGATGATCTGCAGTGCCATGCGTCTCTCCGCCTAATATCGCGGCACGTCGGGGTCGATCTCCTGGCTCCAGGCATCGATCCCGCCGACCACGTTGAAGACCTGGGTGAAGCCGAGGGAGACGAACTGCTCGGCGGCCTGCTGCGAGCGGCCGCCGTGGTGGCAGTGGAGCACGAGCTTCGTGTCCCGCGGCAGGCCCTCGATCCGTGCGGCCTCGGTCTCGTTCAGGAGGACTGCGCCCGGGATCGCGGCGATCGCTCGCTCCTCCGGCGTCCGCACGTCGAGCAGCTCGATCGCTTCGCCCGCGTCGATCGAACGCTTCAGATCCGAGACCGACATCTGCTGGACCCGCGGCGCATTCGGGTTGTCGACCTTGAAGGCCTGGCCATTCGGCGTGTCGGCGACGTCGATGGTGATGCCGTCCGCGCGGCCCGCCGACATCGGATCGAGGAGCAGGGTCATCCCGGCGCCGCCGCCCTCGACGATCGCCTCGACGTCCGCGGGCGTCCGCGGCGCGAGGGAGAGGTGTGCCTGGAACGTGGCGTCGACGGAGAGGTGGAGCTCGCGGCCGCCGCCGCCGTGCTCCGCGGCGGCGCCGGCGAGGGCCTGCGCCGCGACGTCGCTCACGGTGATCTTCGGCTGGACGACCTCGACGGGCTCGAGGCCGAGCGCATCGTAGAGCTCGCCGTTGCCCATCATCTCCTGGACGATGTCGCAGCCGCCCACGAACTCCCCCTTCACGTAGAGCTGGGGGATCGTCGGCCACGACGAGAAGGTCTTGATGCCGTCTCGAATGTGCGGCGCGGAGAGCACGTCGACCGTGTGATAGGTCTCGAGCATCGAGTCGAGGATGCCGACGACGGTCGCCGAGAAGCCGCACTGCGGCGAGCGACGGTTGCCCTTCATGAAGAGGACGACCTCGTTCGTTTCGATCGTGTCGGTGATTTCCTGACGGACGGATTCATCGAGGGACATAACATCTCCGTGTTGCTGGGCGCGCGCACGAGGAATGAAGGACGGCGCGATCGGGGCGGCGAGGCGTCACGCAGGAGCGTGGGCGCGCCAGAACCCCGGAGGGCCCGCGCCGGTAGCGCGAACCCTAGCAGCAATGGGCGGGGATGGCCGAAATCGAGCGTTTCGGGAAGACCGGAGGCGGTCGCCTAGCCGGAGACCTCCTGGCTGTCCTTGACCCGGTCGGCACACAGGTTGAGGACCGGGTCGACGTCCGCCTCCGTGAGGTCGAGGAACGACCACGCGGGCTGGGCCGACAGGTCCAGGTCCTCGATCGGACGGGATCGGCCGACGCCGAGCTTGGAGAGGGCCATGCTCGTGATGGTGGTGAGGGCACAGGTCCGGGCCACGTCGTCGTCGAGTTCGGCGAGCTTGCCGGGGCTGTGGTGGTGCTGGATCGTGAGGACCAGGCTGTCGGGCAGGCCCCATTGCTGGACCACGGCCGCGCCGAGCTCGGCGTGGCTGAAGCCGAAGACCTCTTTCTCGACTTCGGTGAAGCTCCGCCCTTCGTTGTAGACGGTCATCATCACCCGCTCGTACTCCTCGCGGTGGCTGTTCGCGAGGGCCGTCTTGCCGATGTGGTGCATCAGGCCGGCAGTGAAGGCGATGTCGGGGTCGACGCCGATCCCGCGATAGTCCGCGAGGAGCGCCGCCACGGGGCCGGAGAGGGAGGAGTGCTGCCAGAGCAGCTTCTCCATCAGGCCGAAGCGCTTGTACGTCTCCTTCATGGAGGCCGCGAGCACGAGGTTCCGGACCGTCATCGTGCCGAGCAGCGAGATCGCGTGGGAAAGGCTCTGGATCTCGCTCGGAAAGCCGTAGAGGGCGGAGTTCGAGATCTTCAGGATCCGCGCGGCGATGGCGGCATCCTGGTCGATCAGCGAGCGGATGTCGTCGATCGAGCTGTCGGGATTGTCGACCGCCTGCACGACCTGATTGGCGATCGCGGGCATGGTCGGGAGGTCCCCCTCCGAGGCCTGCAGATAGCTGTCGAGACGATTGCTCATTTGGGGATGGACTCCGGGCGGACGTCGGCGCGCATGGGGTGGACGAAAGGCCACGCTCGACCTGTCTTTTCGACCGGATCGGAGCTTTCCATGAGGGTTGGATTCCGCGGTGACGCCGCCTTTCCCGAGGGGGCGATCAGGCTTCGGCGAGGAGCCGCTTCGCGATGCGTTTGGCGGTCTTGGCGGCGCGGGGCGTGCCTTCGATCTGGGCGGTGACGATCGCCCCCTCGAGGAGGAGCGCGAGCTCGTCGCGGAGATCGGTCTCGCGCGGCAGGTCGGCGGCCTCGACTAGCTCCCCCAGGTAGTCGCGCATGCGTCGCTTGAAGCTCTGACAGGAGCGCCGGAAGTCGGACTCGGTCTCGCTGTGCTCGCCGATCGCGTTGATGTACAGGCAGCCGTAGAAATCCGGCTCGGAGAACCAGTCGGCGGCGACGTCGAAGACCGCGAGGAGGCGAGCGCGGGGCGACTTCGCGCGCGCCTCAACCCGCCGCGCGAATCGGTTCCGGAACGCGCTGTCATAGTGGGCGAGGACGGCGAGCACGACCTCCTCCCGGGATCGGAAGTGGTTGTAGAGCGTCTTCTTCGACACGCCCGCTTCCGAGGCGATTCGGTCCATGCCGGTCGCGTGGAAGCCGTCGCGCGCGAAGAGCCGCAGGGCGGCGTCCACGACCGCTTGTCTTCGGGGCGGGTGGGGCAAGGGGCGTACTCCGATTCGGGCAAGGGGAAACTACCTCGTTTCTTTTCGGAGCGCCCAGATTGAGCCGATCGGTCAATCAATCGGGCCGTTCTGCCCTTCAGGACGCGCATAAATCGCGGCAGACTCTCTCTCGAAAGTAAACAATATCGTTTACTTTAGAATCGAGTCGACCTCCTGGCGGGGTCGGCCGCCCGGCGGGCCGGTCCCGCCCTCATTGGAGTCCATCATGAAGACCCTCCCCATCCTGATCCTGGCGACGACGTTCGTCGCCGTCTCGCTCTCCCCCGCCTTCGGCGCCGACGAGCACAACGTCGTGCCCGGTCTCACCGCCGAAGGCGCGCCGCTCGGGCTGCATGGGATCGACCCCGTCGCGTTCGTCGAGCTCGGCAATCGAATCGAGGGCACCCATGCGTACACCGAGACGCACGAAGGGGTCGCCTACTACTTCGCGAGCAAGGACAACGCGAAGGCCTTCAGGCGCAATCCGGGCCGCTACGCCCCGCAGAATGGAGGCTTCTGCACCTACGGCGTGTCCGTCGGAAAGAAATTCGACGGGAACCCCCGCTACGCCGCGGTCGTGGACGACCGGCTCTACGTCTTCCTGAACGAAGACATCCTGCGCGCGTTCGACGAGGACCGCGCTGGAGCGATCGCCAAGGCGGCGCGCAACTGGAAGAAGATCCGGTCGACCGCGGCCCGCGATCTCTGAAGCCTTCGCCCGACGGGAGCCGGCGTGCTCCCGTCGGGCCGGCTCGTGCCATCACCCACGGAGGCCGGTTCCATGCCCGACATTCTCAGCGAAGTGCTCGACACCCTCGAGCTCGAGTCCAGTATCTACTTCCGGGCGCAGCTCTCACGGCCCTACTCGATCGCCGTGCCCGAGCATCCGAACGTGGTCCGCTTCCACATCGCGAGCGAGGGGCGATGCGTGCTCTCGCTGGAAGGTGTCGACCCGGTGGCCTTCGGGCCCGGGGATCTGGTGATGGTCCCGCGTGGCTCGGGCCACGTGCTGTCCGACGACGCCGAGCAGGCAGCCCGCCCCCTCTCCGAGGTGCTCGACTCGAGCGGCTTCGACGGCGACGGCCCCCTCGTCTACGGCGGCGGGGGCGAGCGTACCGTCCTCGTCTGCGGCCACTTCGGGTTCAGCCCACGCGTCACCCACCCCTTCCTCGAGACGCTCCCGCCCGTGCTGCACCTTCGCCGCGACGAGGGGCCCGACTACTCGTGGGTCGAGCGGATGCTCGCCTTCACCGAGCACGAGTCCCGCACGCGTCCGACGGGTTGGCAGGGCGTGGTCGAACGCCTCTCCCAGGTGCTCTTCGTCTACGTGCTGCGCGCGCATCTCGAACAGGGCGAGGGAGATCTCGGTGCCTTGGCTGCGCTCTCGGATCCCCAGCTCGCTGCGGCGATGACCTGCATCCACGATTCGCCGGCGACCGACTGGACGCTCGACACGCTGGCGCAGAAGGCCGGTCTCTCCCGCTCGGCCTTCGTCCGGCGCTTCAGCTCCGTGTGCGGCGTCGCCCCGATGAAATACCTCGCCCGCTGGCGGATGGCCTGGTCGCGCCACCTCCTGGCGAGGTCGTCCCTGACCGTCGGGGAGATCGCGGCGCGCGTCGGATACGCGTCCGAGGCGGCCTTCGGTCGCGCCTTCCGCGATCACTTCGAGGAACCCCCGGGCGCGTACCGCCGCGCCCAGCGCGAGGCGGAATCCGCGCTCGCAGGACCTTCTCCGTTCTCACGTTCGCCCATCGAGGCGGACGTGGATCCACGCGCCCGACCCTGAAACGAAAGGAAGAACGATGATCGATCACATCAGCGTCGGCGTCTCGGCGATCGAGGCAGCGGCCGACTTCTACGGCCCGGTCCTCGGGCGCCTGGGCGTCAAGGAGCTCGCCCGGATGGACGGACTCGTCGCGTACGGTCGCGACCGGATCGAGTTCCTGGCGATGCAGCCCTTCGACCGAGGGGACGCGAGCGCTGGGAACGGAACGCACGTCGCGTTCCACGCGGCGGACGAGGACGCCGTCACGGCGTTCCACGCGGCGGCGCTCGAGGCGGGCGGGCGCTGCGCCGGCCCGCCCGGCGAGCGTGCCTATCCGCACGCGACCGTCTTCGCGGCCTACGTCCTCGATCCGTTCGGGAACAAGCTCGAGGCGCTCACGGCCGGGTTCGCGGCCTGATCGTCTCGCTGCGCGGCCCGGCACACCCCCCGTGCCGGGTCGCCTCTCGGGACGATCCCCGGCCGGAAGGCCCGACCGCGACTACTCGCTACAGACCCGCGTTGCCGCGGGGAGCCGATCGCACTCGAGGGTCTCGGTCACGCCGCCGGTGACCTGGGAGCAGGCGCCGCTGTGCGCCTGCATCTCGGCCATCGCGAGGTCTGCCGCCTGGGAGACGGAGCACGCGCGGCGTCCCTTGTACTCGACGCAGATCTCGCACCGGACGCTCGTGGCGTCCAGCGCGTAGAAGATCACGGCCGCGACGAAGGCGATTCCGATCGCGATGCCGATCGCGGTGCGCGCCATGAGGACTTCGCGGTCTCCTGCAGTTCGACGAGGTCGGCGAGGATCCGGAGCGCCTCGACCATCTGGGGTGTCGGCTCCTCTTCCTCTTCGTCTTCGGCCGAAGGAGTAGCGCTTTCGTTCGCCTCCTTCGATTCACCGCCGTCGCTGGCTTCCGAGGACTCGGCCTCGGCGTTCTCCGCCGTCGCCTCGGTCGATCCCTCGTCGCCCTCCGAGGTCTCCGCGGCTTCGGAGGCTTCTCCGACCGAATCTTCGGTCTCGTCCTGCTCGGCGCGCCAGGAAGCGAGGTGGATCACGTCGTCCTCCTCGGCCTGCTTGGCGAGGAGTTCTTCGATCTCCTTGAACTCCTCGTCCTCGGAGACGCGCTCCGCGGAGCGCCGTCGGAGCTCGGAGAGGAGCTGGTCGTTGACCGGCGTCCAGGTCGGT includes:
- a CDS encoding acyl--CoA ligase: MESQGRKLLIGDILRRAAEATPDAPAACVGAEDRGYATRTFAELERDANRLALALRTQLGVGHGDRILAWADTSIEVLPLFVAVAKLGAVFAPLNARLGASEAGEVAALARGTLLIVDTARAPGAEVLAKAAGVDQWALLPVGEAGRATSEGDRGENPERLVLDATSLPDPPRAIEEPRLEETDPHVIFFTSGSTGRPKGVVLSHRANWLRGFQGVFRDEPERTVCMFPLFHMAAFTLAISAWQTRGEITYTDSSAEALLAACEARKANRLYGLPLVWKRIVEADLSRYDLSHLVQLDSGTSATPIELLERMRDCFPAAKIRIYYGSTEVGSATALPDEDVIRKPGSVGIPSVNVDVRLDSDGEILARSPYLMDGYFDDAEATEAAFENGWFRMGDLGAVDDDGYLSIVGRKKEVLRTGGESVSPNEVEGVLRDFPGIEEVAIVGLPDPEWGEVLCAAVVASPDSTPTLEALRAHCEGRLAGFKKPRRIAILEKLPRTAATSQVQRTMLVEEIQTRGLAKEE
- a CDS encoding dihydrofolate reductase, translating into MSESMTIGTQLPVDLGAAVTARFPEISVVEIPPEGPVDPGLRIDVLLTLPWGTPNLEQILGCGVRWVHAYGTGVNGFPFELLGGVPLTCSRGASATAISEWVIAVLLAAEKRLPETWLDAPPERWNVAELGTLRDKNLALIGFGGIAQAVARRALPFDMKVQGFRRTAAKSPVPGVEIATSLATLLAEADHVVVAAPETPATRHLLNDETFGMMKPGAHLVNIARGGLVDQDALRRALDTGQVGLATLDCVEPEPLPEGHWLYAHPRVRLTPHISWAGPESHAGLMDRFVENLERFVGGEALAYRVDPDEQY
- a CDS encoding P-II family nitrogen regulator, with protein sequence MKLVQAVIKPFKLDDVRDALAQVGVEGLTVTEGKGYGRQKGHTEVYRGAEYEVDLLPKTLLEVVVRDDQLDTVVATISETAQTGKIGDGKIFVYDVEQVIRIRTGEEGEAAV
- a CDS encoding ammonium transporter: MADELDSGDTAWILASTALVLFMTLPGLALFYGGLVRTKNVLSVLMQCLALTALMTLLWLDFGYTLAFGTEGMVAGEVNLNSFVGSLDKMFLAGVGTDALAGTIPEILFFIFQCTFAVITPALMIGAFAERMKFSAVLLFSALWLFVVYVPICHMTWGGDGGLFWDWGVIDLAGGIVVHITAGVSALVAAIVIGPRKGYPDTPMPPHNLTMCVTGTGMLWVGWYGFNGGSGLAANGAAAMSITVTHVSASTAALTWMFIEWFKHGKPSVLGIATGAIAGLAAVTPAAGVVGPMGGFCIGLASGTICFLASTTLKTRMGYDDSLDVFGVHGVGGFVGTVLAGVFGASAFGGLVDDMAIGSQVGTQLLAALITAGWAAGAGFVLLKITDAIVGLRVDEEAESKGLDLSEHEERGYIL
- a CDS encoding BolA/IbaG family iron-sulfur metabolism protein: MALQIINAGPPPEEIAEQIRAAIAGALPDALIDVRPQGPGHFEITVTDAAFEGLNRVKQQQLVYGAITELMAGANPPVHAVDRLECLVP
- the grxD gene encoding Grx4 family monothiol glutaredoxin; this translates as MSLDESVRQEITDTIETNEVVLFMKGNRRSPQCGFSATVVGILDSMLETYHTVDVLSAPHIRDGIKTFSSWPTIPQLYVKGEFVGGCDIVQEMMGNGELYDALGLEPVEVVQPKITVSDVAAQALAGAAAEHGGGGRELHLSVDATFQAHLSLAPRTPADVEAIVEGGGAGMTLLLDPMSAGRADGITIDVADTPNGQAFKVDNPNAPRVQQMSVSDLKRSIDAGEAIELLDVRTPEERAIAAIPGAVLLNETEAARIEGLPRDTKLVLHCHHGGRSQQAAEQFVSLGFTQVFNVVGGIDAWSQEIDPDVPRY
- a CDS encoding HDOD domain-containing protein → MSNRLDSYLQASEGDLPTMPAIANQVVQAVDNPDSSIDDIRSLIDQDAAIAARILKISNSALYGFPSEIQSLSHAISLLGTMTVRNLVLAASMKETYKRFGLMEKLLWQHSSLSGPVAALLADYRGIGVDPDIAFTAGLMHHIGKTALANSHREEYERVMMTVYNEGRSFTEVEKEVFGFSHAELGAAVVQQWGLPDSLVLTIQHHHSPGKLAELDDDVARTCALTTITSMALSKLGVGRSRPIEDLDLSAQPAWSFLDLTEADVDPVLNLCADRVKDSQEVSG
- a CDS encoding TetR/AcrR family transcriptional regulator, which encodes MPHPPRRQAVVDAALRLFARDGFHATGMDRIASEAGVSKKTLYNHFRSREEVVLAVLAHYDSAFRNRFARRVEARAKSPRARLLAVFDVAADWFSEPDFYGCLYINAIGEHSETESDFRRSCQSFKRRMRDYLGELVEAADLPRETDLRDELALLLEGAIVTAQIEGTPRAAKTAKRIAKRLLAEA
- a CDS encoding AraC family transcriptional regulator; its protein translation is MPDILSEVLDTLELESSIYFRAQLSRPYSIAVPEHPNVVRFHIASEGRCVLSLEGVDPVAFGPGDLVMVPRGSGHVLSDDAEQAARPLSEVLDSSGFDGDGPLVYGGGGERTVLVCGHFGFSPRVTHPFLETLPPVLHLRRDEGPDYSWVERMLAFTEHESRTRPTGWQGVVERLSQVLFVYVLRAHLEQGEGDLGALAALSDPQLAAAMTCIHDSPATDWTLDTLAQKAGLSRSAFVRRFSSVCGVAPMKYLARWRMAWSRHLLARSSLTVGEIAARVGYASEAAFGRAFRDHFEEPPGAYRRAQREAESALAGPSPFSRSPIEADVDPRARP
- a CDS encoding VOC family protein; protein product: MIDHISVGVSAIEAAADFYGPVLGRLGVKELARMDGLVAYGRDRIEFLAMQPFDRGDASAGNGTHVAFHAADEDAVTAFHAAALEAGGRCAGPPGERAYPHATVFAAYVLDPFGNKLEALTAGFAA